One Sphingobacteruim zhuxiongii DNA window includes the following coding sequences:
- a CDS encoding thioredoxin family protein, whose amino-acid sequence MKLLHCIIAQLLIFISLSQAQQPAKAEINWLTFEQMDVQLNNNPKPVLLFFYTDWCVYCKKMLKETFQATSIVQKLNKDYYCVLFDAETIEDVYFDGITYTNTSKSKTTGNYHNLAKLILGDKNQQVFPTTLLLNSDFQVKNRVNKYLSIKDLLKIL is encoded by the coding sequence ATGAAACTGTTACACTGCATTATAGCACAACTATTAATTTTTATCTCACTTTCGCAGGCTCAACAACCTGCGAAAGCCGAGATTAATTGGCTAACGTTTGAGCAAATGGACGTACAGTTAAACAACAACCCAAAGCCTGTATTATTGTTCTTCTATACAGATTGGTGTGTCTATTGTAAGAAAATGCTTAAAGAAACATTTCAAGCGACCTCTATCGTTCAAAAATTGAATAAAGATTATTACTGTGTGCTATTCGATGCAGAAACTATTGAAGATGTATATTTTGATGGAATAACCTATACCAATACCAGTAAATCAAAGACAACGGGCAATTATCATAACCTTGCTAAGTTAATCTTAGGTGATAAAAATCAGCAGGTTTTCCCCACTACTTTACTACTAAATTCAGATTTTCAAGTAAAAAATCGCGTCAACAAATACCTAAGTATTAAAGATTTATTAAAAATTTTATAA
- a CDS encoding TonB-dependent receptor, with the protein MTFLYNKYILCLFLFWIGQQTIYAQIKGQVINDKKNPIANATVQIEGTQIGTSTDTLGNFEIDINGLKKVTLTVRAVGFQPLKKQILADQFDQFQTLSLHEDNLNLHEVVVSASRYGMERKKAPVIVNVLSPKLFNATQSVAMSETLNYQPGVRVENNCQNCGFSQVRLNGMEGAYSQILINSRSVFSALNSVYGLDQIPTSMIDRIEVVRSGGSALFGANAIAGTINIITKDPVENDWQIKSTNAIIDGKSWDNTIDFNTSYIDNDLRTGATFYGMNRNREAYDANGDGFTEMTKLKNLTFGTKAFFKPTEFNKITLDFSVLNEFRRGGDRLDLAPHFTDVTEQLRTNSLIGGLTYDQYSKDFKHKLSLYASAQKTNRESFYGGLGGGRTAQDSVLASNSYGTTDDFAMVAGAQYTYTFQKDVITAGVEYNANKTEDHIPGYQRLIDQKTQGLGTYFQYEWNILSNLKSLLGARYDYTNVDGKYDLAEFHRSSSENFGTFSPRITLLYDITDYLQFRGGYARGFRAPQAFNEDMHVTSIAGQQVFVLIGENLETEYSNAYTGSLNFTKNFGSVQTSLLLEGFYTDLKNPFTNVMTSNENDLIIEEMRNGSGAKVYGSNIELNVAPSSTFSIQAGGTIQRSTYKDAQLIYEGDTDAQNVESKRFVRTPNMYGYLNTNWKPLAPFSVDLTGVYTGSMIVPHVLADRQFLLKESPQFVELNMRLGYTFNLKKELNLEVFGGVQNIFNAFQKDFDTGALRDSKYIYGPSRPRTISFGIKIGHFH; encoded by the coding sequence ATGACATTTTTATACAATAAGTATATCCTATGCCTATTCCTATTTTGGATAGGCCAACAAACTATTTATGCTCAAATAAAAGGGCAAGTGATCAATGATAAGAAGAATCCGATCGCTAACGCAACTGTTCAAATTGAGGGAACTCAAATCGGAACATCAACAGATACCTTAGGTAATTTCGAAATTGACATCAACGGTTTAAAAAAAGTAACCTTAACTGTAAGGGCCGTGGGTTTCCAACCATTGAAGAAACAAATCCTTGCGGATCAATTTGATCAATTTCAAACACTCTCCCTACACGAAGACAATCTAAATCTACACGAAGTCGTTGTCAGTGCATCGCGCTACGGCATGGAGCGAAAAAAAGCGCCAGTTATTGTAAACGTGTTGAGTCCAAAATTATTCAACGCAACGCAATCAGTTGCGATGTCTGAGACCTTAAACTACCAACCAGGTGTCCGTGTGGAAAACAACTGTCAAAACTGTGGTTTTTCACAAGTACGACTAAACGGTATGGAAGGTGCCTATTCACAAATTTTAATTAATAGTCGTTCTGTTTTTTCGGCATTAAACAGTGTCTATGGTCTAGATCAGATTCCTACAAGTATGATTGATCGTATTGAAGTGGTACGCAGTGGTGGTTCAGCATTATTCGGTGCCAATGCAATCGCAGGTACCATCAATATCATTACGAAAGATCCCGTAGAAAATGACTGGCAAATTAAATCGACTAACGCTATCATTGATGGAAAATCATGGGATAATACGATTGACTTTAACACATCCTATATCGATAATGATCTTCGCACTGGAGCGACGTTCTATGGAATGAATAGAAATCGTGAAGCCTATGATGCAAATGGAGACGGCTTTACCGAGATGACAAAGCTTAAGAACCTAACGTTTGGAACCAAAGCATTCTTTAAGCCTACAGAATTCAACAAGATAACCTTAGATTTCAGCGTTTTAAATGAATTCAGACGGGGTGGTGATCGTTTAGATCTTGCTCCCCACTTCACGGATGTTACTGAACAATTGCGGACGAACTCTCTAATCGGAGGGCTAACGTACGACCAATACTCGAAGGATTTTAAACATAAACTCTCGCTATATGCTTCTGCGCAGAAAACCAATCGCGAAAGCTTTTACGGGGGACTTGGCGGCGGAAGAACGGCACAGGACTCTGTACTTGCCTCTAATTCATATGGAACGACGGATGATTTCGCAATGGTAGCGGGTGCTCAGTATACTTACACTTTCCAAAAAGATGTCATTACTGCGGGCGTAGAATACAATGCGAATAAGACCGAGGATCATATCCCAGGATACCAACGCTTGATTGACCAAAAAACTCAAGGACTAGGTACGTATTTTCAATACGAGTGGAATATACTTTCGAACTTGAAATCATTGCTCGGAGCTCGCTACGACTACACTAATGTCGATGGCAAGTACGACTTAGCCGAGTTCCACCGTAGTTCTTCAGAAAACTTTGGAACTTTCAGTCCCCGAATCACGCTCTTATATGATATTACTGACTACCTACAATTCAGAGGTGGTTATGCAAGAGGATTCCGTGCACCACAAGCTTTTAATGAGGATATGCATGTTACTTCGATTGCCGGACAACAAGTTTTCGTATTAATCGGAGAGAACTTAGAAACCGAGTATTCGAATGCTTATACAGGTTCCCTAAATTTCACTAAAAACTTCGGTTCGGTACAAACGAGTTTATTGCTGGAAGGATTCTACACCGATCTTAAAAATCCTTTCACGAATGTAATGACGTCCAATGAAAATGACTTAATCATTGAAGAGATGCGCAATGGCTCTGGCGCAAAGGTATATGGTTCCAATATCGAATTGAACGTGGCTCCTTCTTCAACATTCAGCATACAAGCTGGCGGAACAATTCAACGTTCAACCTACAAAGATGCGCAATTGATATATGAAGGAGACACAGACGCGCAAAACGTAGAATCAAAGCGCTTTGTTCGAACACCAAATATGTATGGCTATTTGAATACCAATTGGAAGCCCCTTGCTCCTTTTAGTGTTGATTTAACGGGTGTCTATACCGGGAGTATGATCGTGCCCCATGTACTGGCGGACCGACAATTTCTTCTGAAAGAATCGCCGCAGTTTGTGGAATTGAACATGCGCTTAGGATATACATTCAATCTGAAGAAAGAATTGAATCTGGAGGTTTTCGGCGGGGTACAAAATATTTTTAATGCCTTCCAAAAAGACTTTGATACAGGTGCACTGCGCGATTCAAAATATATCTACGGACCATCTAGACCGAGAACAATTAGTTTCGGTATCAAAATAGGACATTTTCACTAA